In the genome of Exiguobacterium sp. BMC-KP, one region contains:
- the pdxT gene encoding pyridoxal 5'-phosphate synthase glutaminase subunit PdxT, translating to MVIGILDVQGAVREHQQQLEGLGVDVVLVKQVSDLDGLDGLVLPGGESTAMRRLIERYELLEPLRERATSLPMFGTCAGMILLATVVEAGQSHLNAISMTVRRNAFGRQIDSFEGLLPVEGIEEPIEAVFIRAPLILSVGEGTRIIATVEEQIVAVETSLHLACSFHPELTEDNRLHRYFLQKIKQRQSIRS from the coding sequence ATGGTAATCGGTATTCTGGATGTTCAAGGTGCTGTCCGCGAACATCAACAGCAGCTTGAAGGTCTTGGTGTCGATGTCGTTCTCGTTAAACAAGTGAGCGATCTTGACGGACTCGATGGACTCGTCTTACCGGGAGGCGAATCGACAGCAATGCGTCGACTCATCGAACGCTATGAGTTACTTGAACCGCTTCGGGAACGAGCGACATCGTTACCGATGTTCGGGACATGTGCTGGAATGATTTTACTCGCAACCGTCGTTGAAGCAGGGCAAAGTCACCTTAATGCGATTTCAATGACGGTCCGTCGTAACGCTTTTGGTCGGCAAATCGACTCGTTTGAAGGACTATTGCCAGTTGAGGGGATTGAAGAGCCGATTGAGGCAGTCTTCATTCGGGCACCTTTGATTCTATCTGTCGGCGAAGGAACACGTATCATCGCAACGGTTGAAGAACAGATTGTTGCCGTTGAGACATCGCTTCACCTGGCGTGTTCGTTTCATCCGGAATTAACAGAGGACAATCGACTACATCGCTATTTTTTACAAAAAATTAAACAGCGTCAATCGATCCGTTCGTAA